In Candidatus Neomarinimicrobiota bacterium, the DNA window TTTGGAGACCGGTGCTCTACCAATTGAGCTACACTCCTTCTTGAAATTTTCAGCCATCAAAAAGAGGACTAAAACAGTTCTACCGGAAAGTCTACTTGGTCTCTTTAAAGATGACGTGCTTGCGAACAACTGGATCGTATTTACGATATTCCACTCGTCCCGGGTGCAGACGTTTACTTTTAGCTACCGTATAACGGTAACCGGTTCCAGCTGTGCTTTCCAACTGAATTATTGCGCGCTTGCTATTGCCAGCCATTAAAAGAGTCTCCTATTCTACAATCTCAGTGACAACACCGGCGCCAACAGTATGGCCGCCTTCACGAATAGCGAATCGTAATTCTTTATTCATTGCGATTGGTGTAATCAATTCAACTTCTAATTCTACATTGTCACCCGGCATTACCATCTC includes these proteins:
- the rpmG gene encoding 50S ribosomal protein L33 — translated: MAGNSKRAIIQLESTAGTGYRYTVAKSKRLHPGRVEYRKYDPVVRKHVIFKETK
- the tuf gene encoding elongation factor Tu (EF-Tu; promotes GTP-dependent binding of aminoacyl-tRNA to the A-site of ribosomes during protein biosynthesis; when the tRNA anticodon matches the mRNA codon, GTP hydrolysis results; the inactive EF-Tu-GDP leaves the ribosome and release of GDP is promoted by elongation factor Ts; many prokaryotes have two copies of the gene encoding EF-Tu), yielding EMVMPGDNVELEVELITPIAMNKELRFAIREGGHTVGAGVVTEIVE